Proteins from one Ranitomeya variabilis isolate aRanVar5 chromosome 1, aRanVar5.hap1, whole genome shotgun sequence genomic window:
- the LOC143798879 gene encoding uncharacterized protein LOC143798879 gives MEPEDEDLILDCKFEWYARLEQSHKTKFTNLMPVSLPFPQLIELESKVIEEPYVEIKGAQMIDSGMYQCSTTLITDVPVSRITYHVKVITGSGRTTQKYKPRPTLPHVLDLTKPEPTFMKAITTNKKYLTIFLAVGLFIIILIVVIWRDLRATCK, from the exons ATGGAGCCAGAGGATGAAGATCTAATCCTGGACTGTAAATTTGAATGGTATGCCAGGCTGGAGCAGTCACATAAAACCAAGTTCACTAAT CTTATGCCCGTCAGTCTGCCATTTCCACAGCTGATTGAACTTGAATCAAAAGTCATCGAGGAGCCCTATGTAGAGATCAAGGGCGCACAGATGATTGACTCCGGCATGTACCAGTGCTCCACCACTCTGATAACTGATGTGCCAGTCAGTAGGATCACATATCATGTGAAAG taATCACAGGATCTGGAAGGACGACCCAAAAATACAAGCCTCGTCCTACACTACCTCATGTGCTTGACCTCACTAAGCCTGAGCCGACTTTTATGAAGGCCATAACAACTAACAAAAAATACCTGACAATATTCTTGGCGGTCGGCTTATTCATCATCATACTGATTGTTGTAATATG GAGAGATCTTAGAGCTACATGTAAATAG